The genomic segment TTATTCGTTTCTTGAAAACCCACTAAAACATCGTTATTAGAATTTACACCAATGGTTGTTTGTATGTAATTTGTTCCTTTTTTATGAATTAAACCTGTTTGTACAATGGTTCCATCTGTTTTTACTTGATGCCATTGAACAGCAGAGTTTCCTTCTACATTTACTGCCTGAGAAAACCAAATATAACCTCCTTGCATCACTAAGTTTTTTGGGTTTCTATCTCCAGAAGATGTTTTTTGCTCTGTTCCTTTTTGTGGCGATTGTGGTGGATAATTTATGTATTTTAAATGATGGCGTTTATTCCCAACTTCTTCATAAACAGGAGAACCATCACTTGCAGAAGTTACTTTATTAATAACAAATCGATCTCCTTTAATTTCGAAAAAATATAAATCTTCTGTATTGTCTTGTGTAAAAATAGGGTGTCCTAAACTTCCTTTAAAATGATATACTGTAGCTGGTTTTCCAGATTTTACTTCTTTAGATTTTAAAACAAATGTTCTTTCATCTCCACCAGGAAAAGAATAAGCAATCCATTTTTTGCTATAACCAATTCCACCACCATCTACACCATTTGGTGCAGAAACAGGGTAAACATTCCATGCTTTATTTGGATTATTCGTTTCTGAAACAGCAACATTTACTGGTTTCTTTTTTGCTTTATCCCAAGGATTCCATAAATCGAAAACAAACATTTTATTATGTGCATCGTAATACATTTTTGGGTCTATTCCGTTATTAAAGCATCTTTGAGAAGCACCATCTATAAAGTTTCCTTTTTTATCGTAAATAACTAAGCCAGAATTAGAACCATGTAAAATATAACCTCCACCAATGGCAATTTGCGGATCTACTTGTCTGTTTCCATCCATACTTCCATTAAACTGCATGTAGCCATTTATGGTTTTAGGGTTTCCACCTTGTACACGTTGTTTACAGTTATCATTTCTAAATTCGTTTTTATGAATTGGTATAACAACTTCGGTTCTTGAAGGTGCAATTTGGTTTTGTGCAGATAGTACTGTGGAAACTGATAAAGCAACTCCTAAAATAGTGACTATTTTTTTTGTGAATGTCATACTTTTTATTGAAAAATGGTTGGTTTTATTAGAATGATAATTTTGTTTTTTCAAATTTCTTAAATAAATCGGTTTAAAAGGGAGAAAATTTATGCAATTATGGGAGTTATAATAAGCGTAGGTAAATTATATTAGTTATAAAATGGATATTTAGTGGTTAAAACTGTTATTTTAAAGTAAAAAAATATTTCTTTAATATAATTTTAACCTTGGCATCTTCTTTGATTTTAGTTCACAAAATCCAATACTATAAACTCAAAATTTAAGATTACCAGTCCAAAACCTTGTCTCGAAAATTGGAAAAAAATGTCTTCTAAAGAAAAAGGAAATGTTACAGGTACTAAAAAATGAGAACTCCACATCTAAAAATAAAAAGAGAGCTATTTAAAATGCTTAAAAAATTACCTGAATTTATTTCATAAAAAAATAAGATTATAAACTAGCTATAGTTTGCCTATTTCTTTTGATGTTGAATAATCATGTGATTTTTTTAGGTAGAGATTAATATACAATATTAAATAGATTTAAAACTAAACCCTTTTTCAGAAAATTCTTTTAAAAATTTTGGCAACACAAAACGCAATTTCTCAGAGGCTTTTATACTATCATGAAAAACAATAATGCTTCCGTTTTTGGTATTTTTAAGAACATTTTGCAAACATTTTTCTTTAGAAATTGAGGTGTCGAAATCTGCAGATAAAACGTCCCACATAATAATTTTGTAGCCTTTTTTTAAAATTTCTATTGCTTGACTTTTTTTAATTTTTCCATAAGGAGGTCTAAACAACTTCGGTTTTTCCTGTAAGGTTCTCAAAACCTTGTAGGTATTTTTACCATTCTCATTTAAGCCTATAAGCTTTTGAGAACCTTGCAGGAGTTTATCACACTCTAAAAAATCATCAATATAAATAGTGTTTTTACTTTTCCAGCCATTCAAATGATTTTGAGTATGGTTCCCAACAGAATGTTCATCAGCAATAATTCTTTTAAATATTTCTGGATGGTTTTGTATGTTTTTTCCAATGCAAAAAAAAGTAGCTTTTGCATTGTATTTTTTTAATTCAGTTATTACAAAATTAGTAATTTCTGGAGTTGGACCATCGTCGAAAGTAAGATATATTTCCTTTTTATCCGAAGAAAAACGCCAGGTATATTTAGAGAAGATTCTCGCAATAAAATCTGGCGTTCGGGGGAGATATACTTTCATAAAAACTTATTGCCCATCTGGTAATAAATGACTAAAAAGCTTAAAGATATCGTCTACAGATCGTTTTTGTTTTGTAACATATTCTGCATCTTTATCGTAATTTTTTAAATCATTTAAAAGAGAATCTAAAATGTAAAATGTTCTTTGGAACTCGTCTTCTATTGCATTTAAATCTTCTAACTTAAAAGTACTAAACCAAATTGCTTTTTCTTTGTATAGATTTAATAATATCTCTGCAGTTTCTCTTGCTTTTTTTTGTTTTCCTAATTTATAATACATTTCTGGATACCCTAAAGACAAACTATAATGGTCGAATTTTTCGATTGGTAATTTGTCTAAAGATAAATCTAATACTTCAACAGCTTTAATGGTATCGCCTTCTTTTGCGAATGCTTCAGACAAACGCATTAAACTATTTCTTAGAGAAATGGCGTTTCTTTTGGTTTGTTCATCTAAATAAATTTCTCCATTATTAATGTTTCTCCATTCTAATTTTTTAATATTGTTGTACATTTTTTCAGTATCTATTCTTCCAACATCAAATAAGCTTAATTCTCTTAGTTTCCCACTTTCATCTTCAAATTTAATAGGAGTTTTAATAGGAACTAATTTAAAAGCCAAACCATCTAACTGTAAGTAATCTTTTAGCCAAATATATTCTTCATCTGCATTTGCACCACCTGTAAAATATATAGGTCGTTTCCAATCGTTATTTGCCAAAATATCTAACATTAAAATACGATTTTTAGCAATTGCGCTTCCAATGTTAATATCTATATAATCTACAATTTTGTCTGCATCTTTTTGTGCAACAATACCACTTTTTAAAACATTTTCTTTGTTTACAGGGATTCTAATTTTAGTAGTTGGCATCATTTTTTCGGGAATACCATTATCATCTAAATCATAAAAAGTACGCTTGTTATTACTTTGCATCCAACGCATAAAATCTTTTATGGCAATTACAGAATCTTTTGGAACTGCTCTTAATTCTTCAAAGAAGTAAGCAACATCTAAACTACCATATTTATAATCTTCATGTGTTAATTGAGAAGGAATTGGAGGCGCATCGTAAGTGGCACGCTTCATTTGATCTATGTACCAATCTGTGGCAAATAAACTTGTGTTTACAAGCTTTAAATCGGTTCTAATACCTTCTACTTCTTGCATATACCAAAGTGGAAATGTATCATTATCTCCAATCGTAAACATAATTGCATTTTGGTCGCAACTTTCTAAATATGCTTGTGCATTTAAACGAGTGGTATATCTGCCAGATCTATCGTGATCATTCCAATTTTCGGAAGCCATTAATGTTGGAACTGCCAATAGCGAAACCACAGAAACTGCAACTGCAACTGTTTTTTTGTTCGCAAACTTTTTTAAATATTCGTACAAAGCTAAAACTCCAAATCCAATCCAAATGGCAAAAATGTAAAAACTACCCACAACTGCATAATCTCTTTCTCTTGGTTCAAAAGGTTTTGGGTTCGTATAAAAAATAATGGCAAAACCAGTAAATGCAAAAAATAAAAAGAGTGTGAAAAAGTTTTTTTTGTCCCATTTAATTTGAAAAAACAATCCAATAAGCCCTAAAATTAGAGGTAAAAAATAATATTTATTTCGTCCTTTATTTTCTAAAACTTGGGTAGGTAATTTTTTTTGAGAGCCTAATCTTGCTTCGTCAATAAAATTGATTCCACTAATCCAATTTCCATTAAAAATATCTAATCTTCCTTGAATATCGTTTTGTCTTCCTACAAAATTCCACATAAAATAGCGCCCATACATGTAGCCAAACTGATAGCTAAACATAAATTTCATGTTTTCTGCGAAAGTAGGTCTACGTTTGCTGTTTTTTGGAATTCCAGCAACTGCTTTATACATTTCTTCTGCAGCAGGATCTACCATTCTTGGAATAAAACCTTTGTGTTTGTCGGACCAATTTCTATTGGCGTTTTTGTATTTATTTACAATAACATATTTACCATTTTTTTTCTCATACTTTGGCTTATCGTCTTTAAAAGGTTTAGCTTTATCTTGGTCGTTATTGTATTTATTGGAGTAATAGGTGTCGTAAAAAACGTTGGCATCTCCATATTGTTCACGTTCATAATAAGCTAATAATTCACGAGCACTAGAGGGGTTGTTTTCGTTAATGGTTGTGTCTGCATTTGCTCTAATTGGCAACATCATCCAAGAAGAAAAACCAATCATAATAAATAAAATCGAAAGAATTAAAGTATTTGTATGTACTTTGTTTTTTTTTCGTGTATATTTTAAACCGAAAAAGAAGAGTGCAATTAAAATAATTCCTGCAATAATTGTTCCTGAGTTATAGGGTAAACCCACAGTATTAATAAAGAATAATTCTGATGCACTTAGGAATTTTAGCGTAAAAGGAAATAAAAATTTAAAAACAAAAGCTAAAACAACAACAGATAAAACGGTTGCGATTGCAGTGGTTTTTATAGTGATATTTTTGTACGTTTTAAAGAAATATAGCATTACAATTGCTGGTATTACTAGCAAAGAAAGTATATGAACACCAAAAGATAAACCAACCACAAAACTTATTAAAATAAGCCATTTATTTCCTCTTGGGTTTGTAATTTCACTTTCCCATTTTAGGCCTAGCCAGAATAAAATTGCCATTAAAAAAGACGACATTGCATATACTTCGCCTTCTACAGCACTAAACCAAAAACTATCTGAAAATGTATAAGCCAAAGAACCCACAAGGCTACTTCCTAAAATAGCGATATAACTGCCACCTGTAAATTTCCCAGATTTTAAAGCTAGTTTCTCCCCCAAGTTCGTGATGGTCCAAAACATAAATAAAATGGTAAATGCACTTGCAAGAGCAGACATAAAGTTTACCATTTTTGCGATTTCTGCATTATCTGAAGTAAACATGGCAAAAAAGGCTCCTAACATTTGAAACAATGGTGCACCTGGTGGATGCCCAACTTCTAACTTTACAGCAGTAGAAATATACTCTCCAACGTCCCAAGCACTAACTGTTGGTTCTAATGTTAAAGTATAGGTAGTTAAGGCAATAGCAAATGTAACCCATCCTAAAATGATGTTCCATTTCTTAAAATTTTCTGATGTCATAATGAACAAATAATATGTTGCGAATTTAATAATAATTATTATTAAATGACTATTCTATGTATTTTATTGCAAGCATTCTACTTCATAAAACTTTGTTAAAAGTAAAAATTGCAAAAAAATGTTTGTGAATTTAAAAGAATGCATTAAATTTGCATCCGCTAAGAAGCATTGGCCTATGGTGTAATTGGTAACACACCGGTTTTTGGTACCGACATTCAAGGTTCGAGTCCTTGTAGGCCAACTTTAAACCCTCTTAATCGATTGATTTAGAGGGTTTTTTAATTTTTTACTTCCGATTATATCCCGATTTATTTAATTCCGAAATTTATATTTAATTCTTTCTTAAAATGTTCTATAAATCTATAATAGAAACAAATTTAAAGAAAAAAATCTCAAGATTATTTTCTAATCTTGAGATTTTAAAATTTTTCTATTTTTTTACAATTTATTTTTTATCCAAACCCTCTAAATATTTAACTCCATTTTTCAACCTTTCTACTTTTATTTTTTCTAATCCAATATCTTTCATTAAGATAATTTGGTTTTTAAGAAATTCTTTTTCTAAAGATTTTTCTTTGTTTAAATAATAATAAATACCCGTTGTGCATTTTGATTTAGTATAAAAAAGTTGTCCATATTACTGATAATCAGTAAATTGATTTAACTACAAATCATTTACAATGAGCAACTTAAACGCAAATTATGAAAGAATACTGAAAGTTTTAAGAAAAATATCAAAAGAACAGCTTTTAATCTATCAAAGGAGAAAGCTTAAAATGAGCGATTTAGAATTGATTAGTTTAAGTTTAACTGCTGAATTTATGGGAATTGACAGTGAAAATGATTTATTTAGAAACCTTCCTGAGTCATTTTTACTAAAAATCGAAAGAAGCGTTTACAATAGAAGAAGGAGAAATTTATTTGAGCACACAAACAGTATTCGTTTAAAATTAGCTTCCTTCTTTAATGATTTTGAAAATTATTTCGTGATTGATAGTATGCCCTTAGAGGTTTCTAAGTTTTCAAGAAGTGCACGTTCTACAGTTTGCAAAGAAAATATTGAAAACGCACCAAATAAAGGATTTTGTGCCTCACAAGGTTCGAAATATTACGTATATAAATTACATGCGATTTGCTCTATTAGTGGGGTTTTTAAAGTATTGATTTAAGTCCAGCATCTGTACATGACATCAACTATTTAAAGGATATCAAAGATGAAATTAGTAATTGTACTTTAATTGGAGATCGTGGTTATTTATCGGCAGAAATTCAGTTAAACTTATTTGAAACCTGTAATATAAAATTGAATACTCCAATGAGAAACAATCAAAACAACTATAAGAAACAACCTTATATCTTTAGAAAAAAAAGAAAACGAATAGAAACTTTATTCTCACAGCTCTGCGGCCAATTTATGATTAGAAGAAATTATGCAAAATCTTTTGATGGATTTAAAACCAGAGTACTGTCGAAAATAACTTCTTTAACAACTATACAATACATCAATAAGTTTATTTTTGATAGAAATATCAATAACATTAAAATTAGCATAATTTAAAATGCACAACGGGTATACAACTAATTTAATCGAAAACTTAAATGGTAAAATTAGAAAATATACAAAAAACAAACTCTCTTTTCCAACAGACGATGCTGTGATGAAATCAGTTTATCTAGCAGTAAGAGAAAGTACTAAAAAATGGAAAATGCCATTTTGAAATTGGGGCATTATTTTAAACCAATTTTTAGCTATATTTGAAAACAGGATTAAACTATAAATAATTTAACCCTGAATTTTTAAACTTACACAGTTTTTTGGATAGTGTCAAGTTTTTCTTTGAAACAATTTATTTTTGAATTCGAAAGTAGTTTGTTTTTGAAAAAAATCTAAATAAAATTGAAATGCCTCATCGCACAATTTTTCAAAAGTTTCGGTAGGTAAATATCTACATTTATTCATCTGTTCTTCAAAATCATTATTAAACTTATTTAGCAGCTCATATTCAAATACTTGTTTATTAATGGACTTTAAAAAAATGTAGGTACTTCCAATTCTTTTTTTAAAATTTTCATCAACAGTAATGATTTTTAATTTATTAATTTCTTCAAAAATTGTCCAAATAAAAAATCCAGCAAGTTTACCAACTCCCTGATTGGTTAACCAATCAGGGAAATTTATATCCATATGATATATAATTTCCTCGAGTAAATAAGGATTGGACTCTTTTAATTTTCTTAAACGAATATCTTCATTTTTAATAGCTTCATAAAACTCTTCTTTTGTTTGCATTTGTATTGTTGATTTAATTTTTCTAATTGTTTTTGTAAGAAATTGACACTGTTATCAGTAATTAATTCATTATTTTTTTGACTTTTCAGTTTAGTTTTGTTCTTCATTAAAGAATCTATTTGCCTTGTATTAAACTTTTCTACAACACTTTTATTATCAATAATTTTAAAAACTATCTTGTTGTTTTTAGTTGTAACAAACTAGGGAATTTCAGATCTGTATTCATTATTTCCAATCACTCTATCATCTAATCCAATAGTTATATTTGTGTTGTTTTTATACATATACCCCTTAAAAAATTTTCCAGCTTCCTTAGTCGAACTATTTACTACTTCAAAATTTAAAGTATCATTTTTTAAAAAGATTTTTTCTAAACGTAAGTCGATATCTTTTTTTACAATTTTAGTACGTGAACCAACCTTTTCTTTTAGGAAAAAGTTAAAATTCATTTCCCCTTGTATTTCATCCAAATTATTTTCTTCTTTTAAACTTAGTTTTATTTTAAAGATAAACCTGCTTCCCTATTTCTGATATTTTTTTAGTTCTAAAGTAGGTTGTAATACCGTAGTCATTAGGAATGTCTATGTAAGTAATGACATAAAAAGTATAATCCCCTTTAAAGGATTCTATTTTACTTGTACAAGAAGTATGTAATTGAATTATCCAGAGAAAGAAAAGAATATATTTTTGCTTCATAATGTTGTCTAAATTCAAATATTATTAAAATAACGCATACATGAGTTTAAATAAGGTATAATGTTTTTTAATTTTTACCATGTGATAAAAATAAAAGAAGAATTATTTATTAAGGCCTTTGGTTTAAACTTAAAAGGCACATTCAGAAAATAGGTTATTTTTAAAAATGCAGCTAAAATTGCGGGCATAATTATTTAAATTCTACCCTCAATTTTTGTTTTAAAGCTGTTTTAAGGGTTCAGTTTCTTAAAAATTTCCCAACAAGACATACCTCTCCCATAAAACTATATTCAATGCTTCAAATTTAGGCTACTTGTTGTGCTGTTTTAGCTATTTTTCTTCGGCCAATTTCAAGAGCATTCCCTGTGTGTATTCCAAAGAATATCCATAGAATTTCATTCTTTTTAGTTTTGGCTTTTATTTTTCGTAAGTGATAATATTCTTTATCCTTTCCAAAATAACCTTCTAATCTTGTAGCTCTTTCTTTTGCGATAATAGCTCTAAGTTGCTTTTTTTCTTTATGATTTTTCGGCTTTTTTCCCTTGGGGATAAAGTCTGTTTCTATGTTCTTAGAACTACAGTGTTTTCTATTTTTATTGGTGGCATAAATTTTATCTGCTCCAGCTATTTTTACTTTTTTTCGAGTTAATCCTTGTGCTTTTTGGACTGTTTGAATAAAACGATTTCCTTCATGAAATGCATTAAAGTTAATATGTTCGATAAAGCTAATTCCATCAATTTGAACTTTGTTAACTTTTGCTCCAAATTCAACAGGTTTTACTTCCTTTCCTCGAACAATAGGACGAATATAATCCTTTTGAATGCTTACAATTCTATCTTTGATTTTTTCTCCTGTATCAAAATGATCTTTTTGTTGTTTGTAAATCCTTTGAATTGTATTTATTCGCTTATAATACAAAGCTATAAACTCAATATTGTGATTTTCTGACAACTCTTTTTCAAAGTTGATAAATTTACTTAACAGATTGAGTAAACCTCGGGTTAATGAAATACGTTTCGACTTGGTTTTTCTTCGCATTTTACTAAATCCTTGATAACGTTTTTTCCACTTGATATATTTACTTCTAATCATTTTAACCCCTAATATAGAGCAGGTTTTACGTAATTGATTGTACAACCAATGAACCGACTCCCAAAGTAATTTTTGGATGCTAGGGTAACGAACTTCACTTTCATAACAAGTAGCATCCATTACAATTTGATTGGGGTTTTCAATTTCGTTTTTCCAAGAGTTGAATAGAATTTTTTCTATGGAATTAATATCGAGTTTCTCTGCTAA from the Polaribacter cellanae genome contains:
- a CDS encoding glycosyltransferase family 117 protein codes for the protein MTSENFKKWNIILGWVTFAIALTTYTLTLEPTVSAWDVGEYISTAVKLEVGHPPGAPLFQMLGAFFAMFTSDNAEIAKMVNFMSALASAFTILFMFWTITNLGEKLALKSGKFTGGSYIAILGSSLVGSLAYTFSDSFWFSAVEGEVYAMSSFLMAILFWLGLKWESEITNPRGNKWLILISFVVGLSFGVHILSLLVIPAIVMLYFFKTYKNITIKTTAIATVLSVVVLAFVFKFLFPFTLKFLSASELFFINTVGLPYNSGTIIAGIILIALFFFGLKYTRKKNKVHTNTLILSILFIMIGFSSWMMLPIRANADTTINENNPSSARELLAYYEREQYGDANVFYDTYYSNKYNNDQDKAKPFKDDKPKYEKKNGKYVIVNKYKNANRNWSDKHKGFIPRMVDPAAEEMYKAVAGIPKNSKRRPTFAENMKFMFSYQFGYMYGRYFMWNFVGRQNDIQGRLDIFNGNWISGINFIDEARLGSQKKLPTQVLENKGRNKYYFLPLILGLIGLFFQIKWDKKNFFTLFLFFAFTGFAIIFYTNPKPFEPRERDYAVVGSFYIFAIWIGFGVLALYEYLKKFANKKTVAVAVSVVSLLAVPTLMASENWNDHDRSGRYTTRLNAQAYLESCDQNAIMFTIGDNDTFPLWYMQEVEGIRTDLKLVNTSLFATDWYIDQMKRATYDAPPIPSQLTHEDYKYGSLDVAYFFEELRAVPKDSVIAIKDFMRWMQSNNKRTFYDLDDNGIPEKMMPTTKIRIPVNKENVLKSGIVAQKDADKIVDYIDINIGSAIAKNRILMLDILANNDWKRPIYFTGGANADEEYIWLKDYLQLDGLAFKLVPIKTPIKFEDESGKLRELSLFDVGRIDTEKMYNNIKKLEWRNINNGEIYLDEQTKRNAISLRNSLMRLSEAFAKEGDTIKAVEVLDLSLDKLPIEKFDHYSLSLGYPEMYYKLGKQKKARETAEILLNLYKEKAIWFSTFKLEDLNAIEDEFQRTFYILDSLLNDLKNYDKDAEYVTKQKRSVDDIFKLFSHLLPDGQ
- a CDS encoding transposase, whose translation is MKCNTAFQFFPLSENYDAHYARFLEGDLGKIYSAIPWNDLVSSFGISEQSKGRNYLFSPKGRLGLMFLKHYANCSDRKLIEQLNSNLDYQFFCDIELGFERLTNYKIVSQIRCELAEKLDINSIEKILFNSWKNEIENPNQIVMDATCYESEVRYPSIQKLLWESVHWLYNQLRKTCSILGVKMIRSKYIKWKKRYQGFSKMRRKTKSKRISLTRGLLNLLSKFINFEKELSENHNIEFIALYYKRINTIQRIYKQQKDHFDTGEKIKDRIVSIQKDYIRPIVRGKEVKPVEFGAKVNKVQIDGISFIEHINFNAFHEGNRFIQTVQKAQGLTRKKVKIAGADKIYATNKNRKHCSSKNIETDFIPKGKKPKNHKEKKQLRAIIAKERATRLEGYFGKDKEYYHLRKIKAKTKKNEILWIFFGIHTGNALEIGRRKIAKTAQQVA
- a CDS encoding polysaccharide deacetylase family protein; the protein is MKVYLPRTPDFIARIFSKYTWRFSSDKKEIYLTFDDGPTPEITNFVITELKKYNAKATFFCIGKNIQNHPEIFKRIIADEHSVGNHTQNHLNGWKSKNTIYIDDFLECDKLLQGSQKLIGLNENGKNTYKVLRTLQEKPKLFRPPYGKIKKSQAIEILKKGYKIIMWDVLSADFDTSISKEKCLQNVLKNTKNGSIIVFHDSIKASEKLRFVLPKFLKEFSEKGFSFKSI